One Oncorhynchus kisutch isolate 150728-3 linkage group LG11, Okis_V2, whole genome shotgun sequence genomic region harbors:
- the epb41l3a gene encoding band 4.1-like protein 3a isoform X18, translating into MQCKVTLLDGSDYTCVVEKRERGHVLFHKVCEQLNLLEKDYFGITFRDIENQKNWLDPSKEMKKQIRGVAWNFSFNVKFYPPDPAQLSEDITRYYLCLQLRDDVVSGRLPCSFATHTVLGSYTVQSELGDYDPEESGTDYVSEFRFAPNQTKELEEKVMDLHKNYKGMMPAEAEMHFLENVKKLSMYGVDLHHAKDSEGVEIMLGVCSSGLLIYRDRLRINRFAWPKVLKISYKRNNFYIKIRPGEFEQFESTIGFKLPNHRAAKRLWKVCVEHHTFFRLVSPETPPKKFLNLGSKFRYSGRTQAQTRRASSQIVRPAPCFERSTSKRYIMSRSLDGEMGSDLYGRAKGIAVSDLITTVTPEKKVEERKAEEEVEVEVQVEVEEEDETTKATEMSQPSPTSPIRHDTKTELTDTCVDGELTATESDQDDESELKTQDTVGTPEELLKHATNISELKRSFLETGADTAGLTEWEKRLSSSPLRSLRLDEAPMIEPLELDEVASKEDEREDERVMAAGGSIEEEINHSPMDTKTTVPKPTFEEMSPELTALLHSARYQTSTGGWTASPAHSQALLKTTEKVERIVLQTEVVSSQQTEEVEDQPKEQPAEDQEQPVEKQPDDRPDGMEKQAGQQPEQTSALESPEVLTFNRADVMEETEMLVPQDVPVIHTEMKTITYRSLEGDADTDTEAGVLMSAQTITSETTSTTTTTHITKTVKGGISETRIEKRIVISGDADIDHDEALAQAIKEAKEQHPDMSVTKVVVHKETEITPEEGEE; encoded by the exons AAACGGGAGAGAGGCCATGTGTTATTCCACAAAGTTTGTGAGCAGCTTAACCTCCTGGAAAAGGACTACTTTGGCATCACATTCCGGGATATCGAAAACCAAAAG AACTGGTTAGACCCATCTAAAGAGATGAAGAAACAGATCAGAG GAGTCGCCTGGAATTTTTCATTCAACGTGAAGTTTTACCCTCCAGACCCTGCCCAGCTGTCTGAGGATATTACAAG aTATTACCTGTGCCTCCAGTTGAGAGATGACGTGGTGTCGGGGCGTCTGCCCTGCTCGTTTGCCACCCACACAGTGCTGGGATCCTACACAGTCCAATCAGAGCTGGGGGACTACGATCCAGAGGAGTCTGGGACAGACTACGTCAGCGAGTTCCGCTTTGCCCCCAACCAAACCAAGGAGCTGGAGGAGAAGGTCATGGACCTGCACAAGAACTacaa aggaaTGATGCCAGCTGAGGCTGAGATGCACTTCCTCGAGAACGTGAAGAAGCTGTCCATGTACGGAGTGGACCTTCACCATGCCAAG GATTCTGAGGGTGTTGAGATCATGTTAGGCGTGTGCTCCAGTGGTCTTCTGATCTACCGCGATCGCTTGCGTATCAACAGGTTCGCCTGGCCCAAGGTCCTCAAGATCTCCTACAAAAGGAATAATTTCTACATCAAAATACGCCCTGGAGAG TTTGAGCAGTTTGAAAGTACAATTGGGTTCAAGCTCCCCAACCATAGGGCGGCCAAGAGATTATGGAAGGTTTGCGTGGAGCACCACACCTTTTTCAG gtTGGTGTCTCCAGAAACTCCCCCCAAGAAGTTCCTGAACCTGGGTTCTAAGTTCCGCTACAGCGGGAGAACCCAGGCCCAGACTCGACGAGCGAGCTCCCAGATCGTCCGCCCAGCGCCCTGCTTTGAGCGCTCCACCAGCAAGCGCTACATCATGTCTCGCAGCCTGGACGGAG AGATGGGCTCGGATCTATACGGAAGGGCGAAGGGCATTGCCGTGAGTGACCTCATCACCACAGTGACACCGGAGAAAAAGGTAgaagagaggaaggcagaggaagaggtggaagtagaggtgcaggtggaggtggaggaggaagacgagACCACGAAAGCCACCGAGATGTCTCAGCCAAGTCCAACCTCTCCCATTCGACATGACACCAAG ACGGAACTGACTGACACTTGTGTCGATGGTGAACTGACAGCTACTGAG TCGGACCAAGACGACGAGTCTGAGTTAAAGACACAG GACACAGTGGGCACGCCAGAGGAGCTGTTGAAACACGCAACCAACATCAGCGAGCTCAAGAGGTCGTTCCTGGAGACTGGTGCCGACACGGCCGGCCTCACCGAGTGGGAGAAGAGGCTGTCCTCGTCCCCCCTGCGCTCGCTGCGCCTCGACGAAGCCCCTATGATCGAACCACTGGAGCTTGATGAAGTAGCG AGcaaagaggatgagagagaggatgagagagtcATGGCTGCAGGCGGCAGCATTGAGGAGGAGATCAACCACAGCCCTATGGATACTAAGACTACTGTG CCTAAGCCGACCTTTGAGGAGATGTCCCCGGAGCTCACCGCTCTCTTACATTCGGCCCGATATCAGACCAGCACGGGGGGTTGGACTGCCTCGCCTGCCCATAGTCAGGCCCTGCTCAAG ACAACAGAGAAGGTGGAGCGGATCGTGCTGCAGACAGAGGTGGTATCATCACAGCAAACAGAAGAGGTTGAGGATCAGCCGAAAGAACAGCCGGCAGAGGACCAGGAGCAGCCGGTGGAGAAACAGCCTGACGACCGGCCTGACGGCATGGAGAAACAAGCTGGTCAGCAGCCTGAGCAG ACATCTGCACTGGAGTCTCCAGAGGTCCTAACCTTCAACAGGGCAGACGTGATGGAAGAGACAGAGATGCTGGTGCCCCAGGACGTACCTGTAATACACACGGAAATGAAAACCATCACATACCGGTCACTAGAG GGTGACGCTGACACTGATACAGAGGCGGGGGTGTTGATGAGCGCCCAGACCATCACCTCAGAGACCACCAGcaccacaacaaccacacatATCACCAAG actgTGAAAGGAGGAATCTCGGAAACGAGGATCGAGAAGAGAATCGTCATCTCGGGGGATGCAGACATAGACCATGACGAG GCCCTGGCTCAGGCCATAAAAGAGGCCAAAGAGCAGCACCCTGACATGTCAGTGACCAAAGTAGTGGTCCACAAAGAGACTGAGATCACGCCCGAGGAGGGCGAAGAGTGA
- the epb41l3a gene encoding band 4.1-like protein 3a isoform X15: protein MQCKVTLLDGSDYTCVVEKRERGHVLFHKVCEQLNLLEKDYFGITFRDIENQKNWLDPSKEMKKQIRGVAWNFSFNVKFYPPDPAQLSEDITRYYLCLQLRDDVVSGRLPCSFATHTVLGSYTVQSELGDYDPEESGTDYVSEFRFAPNQTKELEEKVMDLHKNYKGMMPAEAEMHFLENVKKLSMYGVDLHHAKDSEGVEIMLGVCSSGLLIYRDRLRINRFAWPKVLKISYKRNNFYIKIRPGEFEQFESTIGFKLPNHRAAKRLWKVCVEHHTFFRLVSPETPPKKFLNLGSKFRYSGRTQAQTRRASSQIVRPAPCFERSTSKRYIMSRSLDGAPQSTPKRSSPNRSSPKRSSPQKTVSPRIKPPASLNGTKPTEMGSDLYGRAKGIAVSDLITTVTPEKKVEERKAEEEVEVEVQVEVEEEDETTKATEMSQPSPTSPIRHDTKTELTDTCVDGELTATESDQDDESELKTQDTVGTPEELLKHATNISELKRSFLETGADTAGLTEWEKRLSSSPLRSLRLDEAPMIEPLELDEVASKEDEREDERVMAAGGSIEEEINHSPMDTKTTVPKPTFEEMSPELTALLHSARYQTSTGGWTASPAHSQALLKTTEKVERIVLQTEVVSSQQTEEVEDQPKEQPAEDQEQPVEKQPDDRPDGMEKQAGQQPEQTSALESPEVLTFNRADVMEETEMLVPQDVPVIHTEMKTITYRSLEGDADTDTEAGVLMSAQTITSETTSTTTTTHITKTVKGGISETRIEKRIVISGDADIDHDEALAQAIKEAKEQHPDMSVTKVVVHKETEITPEEGEE, encoded by the exons AAACGGGAGAGAGGCCATGTGTTATTCCACAAAGTTTGTGAGCAGCTTAACCTCCTGGAAAAGGACTACTTTGGCATCACATTCCGGGATATCGAAAACCAAAAG AACTGGTTAGACCCATCTAAAGAGATGAAGAAACAGATCAGAG GAGTCGCCTGGAATTTTTCATTCAACGTGAAGTTTTACCCTCCAGACCCTGCCCAGCTGTCTGAGGATATTACAAG aTATTACCTGTGCCTCCAGTTGAGAGATGACGTGGTGTCGGGGCGTCTGCCCTGCTCGTTTGCCACCCACACAGTGCTGGGATCCTACACAGTCCAATCAGAGCTGGGGGACTACGATCCAGAGGAGTCTGGGACAGACTACGTCAGCGAGTTCCGCTTTGCCCCCAACCAAACCAAGGAGCTGGAGGAGAAGGTCATGGACCTGCACAAGAACTacaa aggaaTGATGCCAGCTGAGGCTGAGATGCACTTCCTCGAGAACGTGAAGAAGCTGTCCATGTACGGAGTGGACCTTCACCATGCCAAG GATTCTGAGGGTGTTGAGATCATGTTAGGCGTGTGCTCCAGTGGTCTTCTGATCTACCGCGATCGCTTGCGTATCAACAGGTTCGCCTGGCCCAAGGTCCTCAAGATCTCCTACAAAAGGAATAATTTCTACATCAAAATACGCCCTGGAGAG TTTGAGCAGTTTGAAAGTACAATTGGGTTCAAGCTCCCCAACCATAGGGCGGCCAAGAGATTATGGAAGGTTTGCGTGGAGCACCACACCTTTTTCAG gtTGGTGTCTCCAGAAACTCCCCCCAAGAAGTTCCTGAACCTGGGTTCTAAGTTCCGCTACAGCGGGAGAACCCAGGCCCAGACTCGACGAGCGAGCTCCCAGATCGTCCGCCCAGCGCCCTGCTTTGAGCGCTCCACCAGCAAGCGCTACATCATGTCTCGCAGCCTGGACGGAG CTCCGCAGAGTACACCCAAAAGGAGTTCACCCAATAGGAGTTCACCCAAAAGGAGTTCACCCCAAAAAACTGTATCACCGAGAATTAAACCACCTGCTAGTTTAAACGGCACTAAACCAACAG AGATGGGCTCGGATCTATACGGAAGGGCGAAGGGCATTGCCGTGAGTGACCTCATCACCACAGTGACACCGGAGAAAAAGGTAgaagagaggaaggcagaggaagaggtggaagtagaggtgcaggtggaggtggaggaggaagacgagACCACGAAAGCCACCGAGATGTCTCAGCCAAGTCCAACCTCTCCCATTCGACATGACACCAAG ACGGAACTGACTGACACTTGTGTCGATGGTGAACTGACAGCTACTGAG TCGGACCAAGACGACGAGTCTGAGTTAAAGACACAG GACACAGTGGGCACGCCAGAGGAGCTGTTGAAACACGCAACCAACATCAGCGAGCTCAAGAGGTCGTTCCTGGAGACTGGTGCCGACACGGCCGGCCTCACCGAGTGGGAGAAGAGGCTGTCCTCGTCCCCCCTGCGCTCGCTGCGCCTCGACGAAGCCCCTATGATCGAACCACTGGAGCTTGATGAAGTAGCG AGcaaagaggatgagagagaggatgagagagtcATGGCTGCAGGCGGCAGCATTGAGGAGGAGATCAACCACAGCCCTATGGATACTAAGACTACTGTG CCTAAGCCGACCTTTGAGGAGATGTCCCCGGAGCTCACCGCTCTCTTACATTCGGCCCGATATCAGACCAGCACGGGGGGTTGGACTGCCTCGCCTGCCCATAGTCAGGCCCTGCTCAAG ACAACAGAGAAGGTGGAGCGGATCGTGCTGCAGACAGAGGTGGTATCATCACAGCAAACAGAAGAGGTTGAGGATCAGCCGAAAGAACAGCCGGCAGAGGACCAGGAGCAGCCGGTGGAGAAACAGCCTGACGACCGGCCTGACGGCATGGAGAAACAAGCTGGTCAGCAGCCTGAGCAG ACATCTGCACTGGAGTCTCCAGAGGTCCTAACCTTCAACAGGGCAGACGTGATGGAAGAGACAGAGATGCTGGTGCCCCAGGACGTACCTGTAATACACACGGAAATGAAAACCATCACATACCGGTCACTAGAG GGTGACGCTGACACTGATACAGAGGCGGGGGTGTTGATGAGCGCCCAGACCATCACCTCAGAGACCACCAGcaccacaacaaccacacatATCACCAAG actgTGAAAGGAGGAATCTCGGAAACGAGGATCGAGAAGAGAATCGTCATCTCGGGGGATGCAGACATAGACCATGACGAG GCCCTGGCTCAGGCCATAAAAGAGGCCAAAGAGCAGCACCCTGACATGTCAGTGACCAAAGTAGTGGTCCACAAAGAGACTGAGATCACGCCCGAGGAGGGCGAAGAGTGA